The proteins below are encoded in one region of Apium graveolens cultivar Ventura chromosome 4, ASM990537v1, whole genome shotgun sequence:
- the LOC141719011 gene encoding uncharacterized protein LOC141719011, giving the protein METEFNGHDSKWNVLYDPALHFVEEKISNKDFNIFHAIERKLFYRLVYKLGRNIDESMHVVAFLIWLERIHYSHNPVHKVIAWPFHLVDELSDEIRGFLKCLEREKIGSEYICLYSVRKLCSRHIMLFEFHHRRNSILESIANIVSEVCKKAFKDILIVDSEFADVEAEKMGFDVEVSFQGGFRK; this is encoded by the coding sequence ATGGAAACCGAGTTCAATGGCCATGACAGCAAATGGAATGTTTTGTATGATCCAGCCCTACATTTCGTTGAAGAAAAAATCAGCAATAAAGATTTTAATATTTTCCATGCAATTGAAAGGAAGCTATTCTACAGGCTAGTCTATAAACTTGGTCGAAATATTGATGAATCTATGCATGTAGTGGCATTCCTCATCTGGCTCGAAAGAATCCATTACAGCCACAACCCCGTCCACAAAGTGATTGCATGGCCGTTTCATCTGGTTGATGAACTTTCCGATGAAATTAGAGGATTTTTAAAGTGCCTAGAGAGAGAGAAAATAGGTAGCGAGTACATTTGTCTGTATTCCGTTCGAAAGTTATGTTCTCGCCACATCATGTTGTTCGAGTTTCACCATAGAAGGAATAGTATTCTTGAGAGTATTGCAAATATTGTATCAGAAGTTTGTAAGAAGGCTTTCAAGGACATACTGATAGTTGATAGTGAGTTTGCCGATGTAGAAGCAGAGAAAATGGGGTTCGATGTAGAAGTGAGTTTCCAGGGGGGTTTCCGGAAATAG